The Myxococcales bacterium nucleotide sequence ACGCGCTAGTGAATCAGAACGCGCGCTCTCCCTTTCGAGTATGCAAGAAAGGTTGGCCTACTTCGCAGGATACTTGGCAGGAGGGGCGCGAACCATCGTGCCGAGCGCCGACATCGGCGGACTCCAAGGTAGCCACATCTATTTGCCGGCGCGAAGCCCCATCGATGGAGACGCCGAAGGCGAGATTTTTTACTTACATCGTACCGCATATGCGGTGACCTCCCAGGAACTCGGTTTCAGCGTATCGCCTACTGTTTCGGCTGCGGACTCAAGCCTGGCTGCGCTCTTGGCGGTCCCCGCCACGCTGGCTGCGTTGGATGCGGAGCTCTCGGGACTCGCATCATCCCGAGCCGCGCTTTTTGATGCGTTGTTGCCTCCCGAGCTGCCACAAAATATGGGGGAACAAGCGCTTGCGCTCCACGTCCTTTACCGATGGCATCTGGGGGCATCAGTCGATACAGCGGTGTTGCCCGCTCCTGTTGGTGAATTCATCAAGTTTGTTCAACAGAGCTCCTTTGAAACGCTCGGCGATCTCAGTCGAGGTTCACGCGTATTTGAGAGGTTTCGTACGCTTTCATCAAAAAGGCGCAGCCCAAGGGATGGCTTAGATGGCTGGATGGCTTTTGGGCGACTGGAAGTCACGGCGCCTCTAGCGCACCGGGAGGCCGCCATGATTGCTGAGGCCCCCGACCGCTCCTCTTCGGGACAGCTCACCGAGCAGGCACCGAGCCATGCGAAGCCAAAGCCGGGTGAATCGCCGGAGGTGGTCACCATGGATGATAACGAACAGGCAGATAATCCCTTGGTGCATTCCTTTGAAAAATTGCACACCGCGGAAGAATATCAGGGAGGTCGAAAGGCTCTTGACGATGAGGACGAGCTTGCACTTCATCAGGAAGCTTTGGACGAGCTCGATTTGCGGAAAGTCATTCGCACCGCTGCACAAGCGCGATCGGTGTACCGCATGGATGCGATGCTCACGCCTAATCATACTGATCTTCTCGAAGCGCCTAGTGATGCCATGCCACAGTATCGCTATGACGAATGGGACTGTGGAGAGTCGCGTTATAAGAAAGAGTTTTGTCATGTGTATCTTGAGACACAGGCGCCTGTATCCGAGGACTTGTTCGTCAAGCCGGAATTCCCTTGGGAGCATGTCGCGGGAGTGCGGCGGGCTATGGAGCGACTGGATCTGTCATGGAAGTCCAAGAGCCGTCAAACGGATGGGCCCGAATGCGACCTCGACGCACTCGTAGCGCGTTATGCGGACCTCAAGAGCGGCCATACGCCCTCGGATGCCTGTTATATCGAGCGCCGTCGTGCTGAGCGGGATCTCGGAGTCATGATCCTTGTGGACGCAAGTCTATCGAGTGATGCATGGATCGACAACAAGCGCGTGCTCGATACGACAAAACAGGCGGTGGCCGCCCTCGGTCAGGCAGCGCAGGCCATTGGTGAACATTTTGCCTTAGCCGCCTTCCACAGCCATTCGCATCGTGACTGCCGCTTTGTTATGCTAAAAAACTTCAACGAGCATTGGGCGCTCGGTCAGCGGCGCTTGGCAGCAGTGCGGCCGAGCGGATATACGCGGATTGGCCCCGCGATTAGGCACGCTGTCACGATCCTCAACGAGAGTAAACGGCGCCGGCGGCTTCTTCTCGTGTTTACGGACGCGAAACCTACCGACTACGATCGGTACGAAGGGAAATACGGCATCGAAGATGTACGCCGATCCTTGGAAGAGGGCAGGGAATCCGGTGTTCATACGTTCGCAATTGCGATCGGAAAGCGCCGCCAGGCGCATCTTCCGCGTATGTTTGGCAAGGAATACAAAACACTGTCCCATCCACTCGAGCTCGCGCGAACCATTGCCGAACTCTACGTCCGCCTAGGTAAATAGCTCAGCGAGAGGCTACGCTGCCACCAAAACGACCAGGGTGTCTCACCTGTGGCGTTTCGCCCCTCGGGGGGCCGTGTTTCGCGCTCAAATTGGCGAGAAAACAGCGTAATACGCAGATGCACAGCCTTTGGCACGAAGCGTGCAATTGGGGAGCCCACGCTCACGAAAAACGTGGTGACGTTCTTACATAAGGAGTGAGACATGCGATACTTACAAACCCTGTTTTTAGGCACTGGTATGATGTTCGGCGCGGCAGCGAGCTTAGGTGCCTGCGCAGATGAGGTTGAAGAGGCAATAGATTGCAATGACATATGCACCACCATAGAAGACTGCGGCAACGAGGATTTCGATGTTGATGATTGCGTGGATCATTGCGAAGATCAGCCAAACGACGAAATTGACACCTGCGACTCATGTTTGGACGATAATGACACCTGCACCGAGTGTACAGCCGACTGCGCACCGCTGCTCATTTGAGGTATCGTCTGATGGGACGCGGTGCGCGCTAACGCCGCTCAGACTGGTGCGCGCACTGTACGTTTGATGTTACCAGAGCGCTCACTGGTTCGACTTTCGGCGCAGCTAAAGGAAGGCCGCCCAGAGGTTACGGAGGAAAATAAAGCCGCCGTCGCAATGATTTTGCGGCAGGCGGCTCCCTGGGGCACGGGGTTTGAGCTGCTTGTGATACGGCGCGCAGAGCGGGCGCAGGACCCTTGGTCAGGGCACATGGCGATGCCAGGAGGGCGTGCGGAGCCTGGAGATAGTGACCTGCTCGACACCGCTGTTCGAGAGGTAGCTGAGGAAGTGGGGTGGCAGTTACAAGAAGCGGCGAGGTATCTCGGTAGCCTTGAACCCGTGCCTATACGCACCCGGGGGAGGTTGCTAGGAGACTATGTCGTCCCGTTGGTGTTCTTACTTGAGCACGAAGCATCATGGCGCTTCAACGACGCCGAAGTGGTGGAGGCACTCTGGCTACCCCTAAATAGCGTCCTCAGTGGCGAAGCCGATACCGTGGTGGAGCATACATTCGATGGCGTATCGGTGTCGGCACCGGCTTTTCGAGCCAAGCACCATGCCATCTGGGGCCTGACCCACCACATGATCACTCGCTTGGCGGCTCTGATAAGGGCCGCTTATTCTGTTGAGGAGTTAGAGCGCCAAAGATAATTGCGCAGCGGCTACGGGAACCGCTTGAGCTCTAACGGTAAGCTCAAGAAAAGGGAACGGGCCCGCCACGTCAATAGCTGTGGCTCGTCCCTTAAGCGCGTCCGTGGCGGCGGCACGGGCCAAATCCGGATGGTTGTTCTTGAGAGAAAGGTGCATAAGCACCACACGTCGGACGCGTGGGCTCAACATGCAGAGGACGGCTGCGGTTTGGTCATTTGAAAGATGGCCATGGTCCGACGCGACACGTGCTTTGAGCGAGGGGGGGTAGGGGCCGTTTTTCAACATATGAACGTCGTGGTTGGCCTCAAGGAGCACAGTATGACAGTCTCGAAGATACGATGACAAACCCGGCGGGATCGAACCCAGGTCCGTGACTAACGCCGCTTGTGCACTGGCATGGGTAAAGCGGAGCGCAACTTGTGGAACGTCATGCGGCAAGGGTAACGCCTCTAGCGTAATGGCGCCCACGCGAAATGACCCCGTCGCAGAAAATAGACGACGGCGGACCCCACTTTTCAGCCGAACACGCTGGGCAGTGCCGCGGGTCATAAACACCGGCGCATCAAATAAAGAGGCAGTTTGATTGACGTGGGCCGCATGATCGCTGTGGGAATGCGTGAGAATTATGCCATTGAGAACCAGGCGCCCCAACCGATCAGCCAAGAGTTCCTTGAGATGGCCCACCCGTAGTCCAGCGTCAATCAACAGGGCCGTCTGACCCGCCTGAACCAGCATGGCGTTGCCGGTGCTCCCGCTTCCCAAAATGGTGATACGCACGCTAGGACAGTAAGGGTTTTGCCGATCGCGTCAATACCCAAGCTAATGAGCGTGTGACGCGTGGTCGTGGTCCTTGTCGGACAACGCCAAAAAATCGCCCAATGTCCGAAACCATCCTCCGATCCCATAACGCCACATACTGCGTAGGACCAGCACACACAACATCGCCGTGGCGACGAGGGTAAGCGCGCTATAGGTGTGGCTTTGGTGGTCTGTCACGGCATTCTTCGTAATAAGAGGAACGGGACTGAGATTGACTCCATAGGCAAACAGCCAGGTGCTGATGATGAGTCCAGCGAGTCCCGCTAACATGGCACGCGAGCCGAACTGTGCACGCAAAAACCCGACGGTGGCAATGTTCGTCGCCGGTCCGAGCAACAGCGCCGCAAGCGCTGCTCCAGCAGAAAGACCTTTGTCGATGAGCACCGCCGCAAGGGGCGTGGCAGAGGCAGCACATACATAGCTAGGGATCGCAAAAAGCGTGATAACAATGACGTCCATGCCGCTGGTGGCCAGATGCTGCAACGCGTCTGAGGGCAGCACAGCTTGAACGTAGGCCGCCATCACCAGCCCAGCGAACGTCCAAGGACCCACGTGGAACAAGAGTTCATCAAGGTTATTTAAAAAGCGTGCCACGCGTCCCGTTCCAGCTGGTTCGGGAGGGAACGACGAGGGACGGGCCAGGATTCCAGGCGAGGTGTGAGGGTCTCTAGCGACCCAATATGCCACGGCAACTGCGGTAACAATCGCCACGGTAATCGCGGCTACCACCCGAATCACGGCAAATGGCCAACCCAAAAAACGCCCCGTGAGCGCAAACGATTCAACGCCGAGTTCTGGCGTCGCAATGAGAAAGGCGACCACCAAAGCTGCGCTGGCGCCTCGCTGTCGCAATGAGGCGGTAATAGGAAGAACCCCGCACGCGCACACGGGCAAAGGCGCGCCGATCAGCGCGCCACGCATGGCCTGTCGGACCGGCCCTTTCGATCCGAACCAACTCACCGGCAAACTTGAACCCCATATCTGGATGGCAGCCGCGATAGCCAACCCGATCAACAGCATAGGGGCGGTCTCCAACGTGAGTGCAATCCATGCCGCGATCACGGCGTTCTGGACGTGTTGCGTCTGCGCGCTGCTGTCGTGCGAGCCGTACAGACTGAGATACGCAAGGAGGAGTGCGATGCCGAAGGCAACAAAATCCAATCCCCGATTGCCTAATCTAACCTCGGATTTTCGCGGAAAATCATGCGCGACGATGTGCACCAGGAGACCACTCATCGCTGCTGTAGCCCAGGGCGCATACCGATGCACCATATACTCTGGCACCAGTCGAAA carries:
- a CDS encoding VWA domain-containing protein; translation: MQERLAYFAGYLAGGARTIVPSADIGGLQGSHIYLPARSPIDGDAEGEIFYLHRTAYAVTSQELGFSVSPTVSAADSSLAALLAVPATLAALDAELSGLASSRAALFDALLPPELPQNMGEQALALHVLYRWHLGASVDTAVLPAPVGEFIKFVQQSSFETLGDLSRGSRVFERFRTLSSKRRSPRDGLDGWMAFGRLEVTAPLAHREAAMIAEAPDRSSSGQLTEQAPSHAKPKPGESPEVVTMDDNEQADNPLVHSFEKLHTAEEYQGGRKALDDEDELALHQEALDELDLRKVIRTAAQARSVYRMDAMLTPNHTDLLEAPSDAMPQYRYDEWDCGESRYKKEFCHVYLETQAPVSEDLFVKPEFPWEHVAGVRRAMERLDLSWKSKSRQTDGPECDLDALVARYADLKSGHTPSDACYIERRRAERDLGVMILVDASLSSDAWIDNKRVLDTTKQAVAALGQAAQAIGEHFALAAFHSHSHRDCRFVMLKNFNEHWALGQRRLAAVRPSGYTRIGPAIRHAVTILNESKRRRRLLLVFTDAKPTDYDRYEGKYGIEDVRRSLEEGRESGVHTFAIAIGKRRQAHLPRMFGKEYKTLSHPLELARTIAELYVRLGK
- a CDS encoding MBL fold metallo-hydrolase; the encoded protein is MRITILGSGSTGNAMLVQAGQTALLIDAGLRVGHLKELLADRLGRLVLNGIILTHSHSDHAAHVNQTASLFDAPVFMTRGTAQRVRLKSGVRRRLFSATGSFRVGAITLEALPLPHDVPQVALRFTHASAQAALVTDLGSIPPGLSSYLRDCHTVLLEANHDVHMLKNGPYPPSLKARVASDHGHLSNDQTAAVLCMLSPRVRRVVLMHLSLKNNHPDLARAAATDALKGRATAIDVAGPFPFLELTVRAQAVPVAAAQLSLAL
- a CDS encoding CoA pyrophosphatase, encoding MRANAAQTGARTVRLMLPERSLVRLSAQLKEGRPEVTEENKAAVAMILRQAAPWGTGFELLVIRRAERAQDPWSGHMAMPGGRAEPGDSDLLDTAVREVAEEVGWQLQEAARYLGSLEPVPIRTRGRLLGDYVVPLVFLLEHEASWRFNDAEVVEALWLPLNSVLSGEADTVVEHTFDGVSVSAPAFRAKHHAIWGLTHHMITRLAALIRAAYSVEELERQR
- a CDS encoding permease, giving the protein MTLTLLIAALSVGLGIAVGWIGTVNTPYIRPIQTFALTAALAVVLVQLLPEAMAHLGIAGLGAFVMALAIPTLLEWVYTNVIKATHHHEVDDHRVGLELAFAGLAIHQFGDGLALGTYVATAKDHVPITVLVALSLHSVPVVALATLACRTRLGERAAILRGMGFLAATAAGIGVFRLVPEYMVHRYAPWATAAMSGLLVHIVAHDFPRKSEVRLGNRGLDFVAFGIALLLAYLSLYGSHDSSAQTQHVQNAVIAAWIALTLETAPMLLIGLAIAAAIQIWGSSLPVSWFGSKGPVRQAMRGALIGAPLPVCACGVLPITASLRQRGASAALVVAFLIATPELGVESFALTGRFLGWPFAVIRVVAAITVAIVTAVAVAYWVARDPHTSPGILARPSSFPPEPAGTGRVARFLNNLDELLFHVGPWTFAGLVMAAYVQAVLPSDALQHLATSGMDVIVITLFAIPSYVCAASATPLAAVLIDKGLSAGAALAALLLGPATNIATVGFLRAQFGSRAMLAGLAGLIISTWLFAYGVNLSPVPLITKNAVTDHQSHTYSALTLVATAMLCVLVLRSMWRYGIGGWFRTLGDFLALSDKDHDHASHAH